A DNA window from Nitrospirota bacterium contains the following coding sequences:
- the glnE gene encoding bifunctional [glutamate--ammonia ligase]-adenylyl-L-tyrosine phosphorylase/[glutamate--ammonia-ligase] adenylyltransferase — protein MMPSEKEIHKNITDACRSASDPKRAGTNLHRLMEASSGRERFLPYLKDVAKLFAASQFLSNYCISNPDELFAALKELKTPVTKKFLSVKGKTGLALAEELDLSDILKRLRLFKKSQLLRITLRDITGETDTLSSMDELTCLAEFVIDFALDCSLKINSRHFGGPSDDGLALIALGKLGGEELNYSSDVDLIAVYAGEEGQTSGTVSPSGVLMNRISSSEFYFKVMELFNKILSRNTEDGIVYRVDLRLRPQGEKGEVALPLSSYKTYYEAWGRTWERMALIRARPVAGNMRLGKAFMETIGPFVWKKTMDYSGIEEIKALKKKIDSSFSRDDIKRGYGGIREAEFFIQTFQLIYGPEHGGLRTHRFLNAIQSLRWLGMVPEEELVTLRENYLHLRRVEHLLQMKDDLQTHSLPSSEDDLKSLAIKSGFTSTDRFLSDLRMRRMKIRNMYNSLLGTEEDVHAEALSLLEGDLSDDELSEYLSFRGIKNPPAGLMNLKGMREQFEFFKTQRERTVMRKVIPLLIEKALNSESPDRALKGLVSFFTVMGIKETYLTGFTERKELQDGIIKIFSLSTNLTRIFLSNTRYLDLLLEGNIIRKTLSKTREELKKSIPGENFETGIAEYKNVEEIRLGSFFLMHVMKVNHLVRCLSHLAEAVIGIIVENCQKTENRRQKSEGRSQKAGFAVLGMGKLGSREMTFGSDLDIIFLSESPDELKTAEKILKTLTAYTDKGIIYNVDMRLRPDGIKGALINNLEGYRNYYLKNAHPWEIQALLKVRPIAGDMDIARSFAEMAKEVILKRGVELKREDIKSMRERIMKELSHEPQGVDVKLGPGGIEEIEFFVQWLQLNNATGSPEILVQDTASAIRRLAKKGILRPENGRALLDAYEYLRTLETLMRLNEEHVIVKDSDFTELAGIFMGHKNKEEFVKYLKGLRSNVLEVVGAG, from the coding sequence ATGATGCCTTCTGAAAAAGAAATACATAAAAATATAACAGATGCCTGCCGGTCCGCTTCCGATCCGAAGAGGGCCGGGACAAACCTGCACAGGCTTATGGAAGCGTCATCGGGGAGAGAACGCTTTCTGCCTTATCTGAAGGATGTCGCGAAACTCTTTGCCGCAAGCCAGTTCCTTTCGAATTACTGCATATCAAATCCTGACGAACTTTTTGCCGCGTTAAAAGAGCTGAAGACGCCTGTTACAAAAAAGTTTCTAAGCGTAAAGGGCAAGACCGGACTCGCATTGGCTGAAGAGCTGGACTTAAGCGATATATTAAAGAGGCTCAGGCTGTTTAAGAAAAGTCAGCTGCTTAGAATTACCTTAAGAGATATCACGGGCGAGACGGACACTCTTTCCTCGATGGATGAGCTTACCTGCCTTGCCGAGTTTGTCATTGATTTCGCGCTTGACTGTTCTTTGAAAATTAATTCCCGGCATTTCGGAGGGCCGTCTGACGATGGGCTTGCGCTTATTGCCCTCGGTAAACTTGGAGGCGAGGAGCTTAATTACAGCTCCGACGTTGATCTTATCGCCGTCTATGCCGGAGAAGAAGGCCAGACTTCAGGCACAGTGAGTCCTTCAGGCGTTCTGATGAACAGGATAAGCAGCAGCGAATTTTATTTTAAGGTCATGGAACTCTTTAACAAGATACTCTCAAGGAATACCGAGGACGGGATCGTTTACAGGGTTGATCTGAGGCTGAGGCCCCAGGGAGAAAAAGGCGAGGTGGCGCTCCCGCTCAGTTCATACAAAACATACTATGAAGCATGGGGGCGCACGTGGGAGCGCATGGCGCTTATAAGGGCGCGTCCCGTGGCGGGAAATATGCGGCTCGGCAAGGCGTTTATGGAAACAATAGGACCGTTCGTCTGGAAGAAGACAATGGATTATTCCGGGATAGAAGAGATAAAGGCCCTTAAGAAAAAAATAGATTCCTCCTTTTCAAGGGATGACATAAAGCGCGGCTACGGGGGGATTAGAGAGGCGGAATTTTTTATTCAGACCTTTCAGCTTATCTATGGCCCTGAACACGGCGGCCTCAGGACGCACAGGTTTTTAAACGCGATACAATCGCTGAGATGGCTTGGGATGGTGCCTGAAGAAGAACTTGTCACGCTCCGTGAAAACTATCTACACCTCAGGCGCGTTGAGCATCTCCTTCAGATGAAAGACGACCTGCAAACGCATTCCCTACCGTCATCAGAAGATGATTTAAAATCCCTCGCGATAAAATCAGGTTTCACCTCCACTGACAGATTTCTTTCTGACTTGCGGATGAGGAGAATGAAGATCAGGAATATGTACAACTCCCTGCTTGGCACGGAGGAAGACGTTCATGCCGAGGCGCTTTCATTGCTTGAAGGAGACCTCAGCGACGATGAGCTTTCGGAATATCTCTCTTTCAGGGGCATTAAAAACCCTCCAGCCGGTTTGATGAATCTCAAGGGAATGCGGGAGCAGTTTGAATTCTTCAAGACACAGCGTGAACGCACGGTGATGAGAAAGGTCATCCCGCTGCTCATTGAAAAGGCGCTGAATTCTGAAAGCCCGGACAGGGCGCTGAAAGGGCTTGTCAGCTTTTTTACGGTAATGGGTATCAAAGAGACGTATCTTACAGGCTTTACCGAGAGGAAGGAATTGCAGGACGGCATCATTAAAATATTTTCCCTGAGCACGAACCTCACGCGAATATTTTTAAGCAACACGCGCTACCTTGACCTGCTCCTTGAGGGGAACATCATAAGAAAGACGCTCAGCAAAACAAGGGAGGAACTGAAAAAAAGCATACCCGGCGAAAATTTCGAGACAGGCATTGCCGAATACAAAAATGTCGAAGAAATCCGCCTCGGCAGTTTCTTCCTCATGCACGTCATGAAGGTTAATCATCTTGTAAGATGCCTGTCTCATCTCGCGGAGGCGGTAATCGGAATTATCGTGGAGAATTGTCAGAAGACAGAAAACAGAAGACAGAAGTCAGAAGGCAGAAGTCAGAAGGCAGGCTTCGCAGTGCTCGGCATGGGAAAGCTCGGCAGCAGGGAGATGACGTTCGGTTCCGACCTCGATATCATTTTTCTCTCTGAAAGCCCCGATGAATTAAAAACAGCTGAAAAGATATTGAAGACTTTAACTGCGTACACGGACAAGGGCATTATCTACAACGTGGACATGAGGCTGAGGCCCGACGGCATCAAAGGCGCGCTTATAAACAACCTGGAAGGTTACAGGAATTACTATCTCAAAAACGCTCACCCGTGGGAGATCCAGGCTCTTCTTAAAGTGAGGCCGATAGCCGGAGACATGGATATTGCAAGATCGTTTGCTGAAATGGCGAAGGAAGTTATTTTGAAAAGAGGAGTGGAGTTGAAGAGAGAAGATATAAAGTCGATGCGCGAGAGGATAATGAAAGAGCTGTCGCACGAGCCGCAGGGAGTGGATGTTAAACTCGGGCCGGGCGGAATAGAGGAGATAGAATTTTTTGTCCAGTGGCTGCAACTCAATAATGCGACTGGGTCTCCGGAAATACTTGTGCAGGATACGGCATCCGCAATAAGACGTCTTGCGAAGAAGGGTATCCTTCGTCCTGAAAACGGTAGGGCCCTCTTAGACGCCTATGAATACCTGAGGACGCTTGAGACCCTTATGAGATTAAATGAAGAACACGTGATTGTCAAAGATTCTGATTTCACGGAACTGGCTGGAATTTTTATGGGGCATAAAAACAAGGAAGAGTTTGTAAAATATCTAAAGGGATTGAGGTCGAATGTTTTGGAGGTAGTAGGGGCGGGGTAG
- a CDS encoding P-II family nitrogen regulator: protein MKMIAAVIKPFKLDDVKKALADAGIQGMTVTDVKGFGRQKGHVELYRGTTYEVNFLPKIKIEVAVSDERADEIIKTISESARTGEIGDGKIFIYNLSDVLRIRTGESGDGAI from the coding sequence ATGAAGATGATAGCCGCTGTTATTAAGCCGTTTAAACTCGACGACGTAAAAAAGGCCCTTGCAGACGCGGGGATTCAGGGCATGACCGTAACGGATGTCAAAGGCTTCGGCAGGCAGAAAGGTCACGTGGAGCTCTACAGGGGAACAACTTATGAAGTAAATTTTCTGCCGAAGATAAAGATAGAAGTCGCGGTCTCAGATGAAAGGGCTGATGAGATAATAAAGACAATTTCCGAAAGCGCAAGGACGGGAGAGATCGGAGACGGCAAGATATTTATTTATAATCTCAGTGATGTGCTCAGGATAAGGACCGGAGAGAGCGGCGACGGTGCCATATAA
- a CDS encoding P-II family nitrogen regulator gives MKKIEAIIKPFKLDEIKKALNDLGVQGMTVTEVKGFGRQKGHLEFYRGVEYDINFVPKLKIEIVLTADMAEKAIAVIQENARTGEIGDGKIFVYPIENIIRIRTGESGEAAV, from the coding sequence ATGAAGAAAATTGAAGCGATAATAAAACCGTTCAAGCTTGACGAGATAAAAAAGGCCCTGAATGATTTGGGCGTGCAGGGTATGACAGTAACAGAGGTCAAGGGTTTCGGGAGGCAAAAGGGACACTTAGAATTTTACCGCGGAGTAGAGTATGATATTAACTTCGTTCCAAAGCTGAAAATAGAAATAGTTTTGACTGCTGATATGGCGGAGAAAGCGATTGCCGTAATTCAGGAAAATGCAAGGACAGGCGAGATAGGCGATGGTAAGATCTTTGTGTATCCAATCGAAAACATCATAAGGATAAGGACGGGCGAAAGCGGAGAGGCGGCGGTTTAA
- the glnA gene encoding type I glutamate--ammonia ligase — translation MTPKDVIKMAQENKAVMANFKFLDFPGIWQHFAVPVAELKEEIFEEGLGFDGSSIRGWQAINTSDMLIIPDPKTAFMDPFMEYPTISLICNIVDPITKEFYTRDPRYIAQKAEAYLKSTGVGDTAYFGPEAEFFIFDGIRFDQNSHSGYYFIESFEGIWNSGREENPNLGYKPRHKEGYFPVPPTDSQVNLRTEMVMEMLKCGIYVEREHHEVATAGQAEIDMRFDSLVSMADKNMLFKYIIKNVARRHNKTATFMPKPLFGDNGSGMHVHQSIWKGGKPLFAGNGYAGLSEMALFYIGGVLKHAKSLAALTNPTTNSYKRLTPGFEAPVNLAYSARNRSASVRIPTYSASPKAKRVEVRFPDPSCNTYLAFSAMLMAGLDGIENKIHPGEPLDKDIYDLGPEELANVPTMPGSLDEALDHLEKDHEYLLKGNVFTKDAIEKWISYKRTNEVDALRLRPHPYEFFLYYDI, via the coding sequence ATGACACCAAAAGACGTAATCAAGATGGCGCAGGAAAACAAGGCCGTGATGGCCAACTTCAAGTTCCTTGATTTCCCCGGCATCTGGCAGCACTTTGCAGTGCCTGTAGCAGAATTAAAAGAGGAGATATTTGAGGAAGGCCTCGGGTTTGACGGCTCTTCCATCAGGGGATGGCAGGCGATAAACACATCGGACATGCTGATAATACCTGATCCGAAGACAGCCTTCATGGACCCTTTTATGGAGTATCCTACGATCAGCTTAATTTGCAACATTGTGGACCCTATCACAAAGGAATTTTACACGAGGGACCCGAGATACATCGCGCAGAAGGCGGAGGCTTATCTCAAATCAACAGGCGTCGGCGACACGGCATACTTCGGCCCTGAGGCGGAATTTTTTATTTTTGACGGGATCAGGTTCGACCAGAACTCCCACAGCGGGTACTATTTCATTGAGTCCTTTGAGGGTATCTGGAATTCAGGACGAGAAGAAAACCCCAACCTTGGCTACAAACCGAGACACAAAGAGGGATATTTCCCTGTTCCGCCGACAGACAGCCAGGTGAATCTCAGGACCGAGATGGTCATGGAGATGCTGAAGTGCGGTATCTATGTTGAGAGAGAACACCACGAGGTTGCAACCGCAGGACAGGCTGAGATTGACATGAGGTTTGATTCCCTTGTCAGCATGGCTGATAAGAACATGCTCTTTAAATATATAATCAAAAATGTTGCAAGGCGGCATAACAAGACAGCGACATTCATGCCGAAGCCATTATTCGGAGACAACGGCTCAGGTATGCACGTTCACCAGAGCATATGGAAAGGCGGCAAGCCCCTGTTCGCAGGCAACGGCTATGCAGGTTTGAGCGAGATGGCCCTCTTCTACATTGGAGGTGTACTGAAACACGCGAAGTCGCTTGCGGCGCTTACCAATCCTACAACAAATTCCTACAAGAGATTGACTCCGGGATTTGAGGCCCCTGTTAATCTCGCATACTCTGCGAGAAACCGCTCCGCATCCGTAAGGATACCGACTTATTCGGCAAGCCCGAAGGCGAAGAGGGTCGAGGTGAGATTCCCTGATCCTTCATGCAATACCTATCTCGCATTCTCTGCTATGTTGATGGCCGGACTGGACGGCATTGAAAACAAGATCCATCCGGGAGAGCCTCTTGATAAGGACATTTACGATCTCGGACCTGAGGAACTGGCAAATGTGCCTACAATGCCCGGAAGCCTCGATGAAGCCCTTGATCATCTGGAAAAAGACCATGAGTACCTGTTGAAGGGCAATGTCTTCACAAAGGACGCCATCGAAAAATGGATAAGCTACAAGAGGACAAATGAGGTTGACGCGCTGAGGTTAAGGCCGCATCCGTACGAGTTTTTCCTGTACTATGATATTTAA
- a CDS encoding DUF1456 family protein encodes MTNNDILRRLRYALDINDSEMIGIFKLAGLEIDQSGLTALLKKEFDAGYVDCSDKVMENFLDGLIIHRRGRKETAPVQAKKPDSPLTNNAILKKLRIALELKEDDMIGILKLAGVNISGHELTALFRKQGHRNYKECGDQFLRNFLKGITVRYGN; translated from the coding sequence ATGACCAACAACGACATATTACGAAGGCTCCGGTATGCTCTGGATATTAACGATTCAGAGATGATCGGGATATTCAAACTGGCCGGGCTTGAAATTGATCAATCCGGTTTGACCGCTCTTCTTAAAAAGGAATTCGACGCAGGTTATGTTGATTGCAGTGATAAGGTCATGGAAAATTTTTTAGACGGGCTGATTATTCATAGAAGAGGCAGGAAAGAAACCGCGCCGGTCCAGGCGAAGAAACCGGACTCACCTTTAACAAACAATGCCATCCTGAAAAAACTGAGGATAGCGCTGGAATTGAAAGAGGACGATATGATCGGGATATTGAAACTGGCCGGGGTCAATATTTCAGGACATGAACTGACCGCGCTGTTCAGGAAGCAGGGGCACAGGAATTACAAGGAATGCGGGGACCAGTTTCTCAGGAATTTTTTAAAAGGCATTACTGTCCGTTATGGAAATTAA
- a CDS encoding 2-oxoisovalerate dehydrogenase: MEKEIIFIVEESPEGGFEARALGHSIFTEGDTYEELKRMVQDAVICHFEEAERPKIIRLHMVKDELLTV, from the coding sequence ATGGAAAAAGAGATTATCTTTATTGTAGAGGAATCGCCTGAAGGCGGATTCGAGGCAAGGGCACTTGGGCATTCGATTTTCACGGAAGGAGATACTTACGAAGAACTGAAACGAATGGTCCAGGACGCAGTAATCTGTCACTTTGAAGAAGCCGAGAGGCCGAAAATCATCAGGTTGCATATGGTCAAAGATGAACTCCTCACTGTATGA
- a CDS encoding glutamine synthetase — MDKPRDKKDVLDMVEQNNVKFIRLWFTDILGQLKSFAITSEELEGAFDEGMGFDGSSIKGYARIDESDMIAKPDPTTFQIVPWRPKEQAVARMFCDILNPDGTPYDGDPRYALKRNLERLNENGYTLYLGPELEFFYFKNDKGTEVLDNGGYFDLTTLDAGSDLRRETVLTLEAMGIKVEYSHHEVAPSQHEIDLKYTDALTMADNVMTYRVVVKEVASKYGCYASFMPKPIFGQNGSGMHTHQSLFNGDKNAFFDAKDKYYLSDIAKKYIAGLLKHAPEITAVANQWVNSYKRLVPGYEAPVYIAWARRNRSSLVRVPLYKPGKEKATRIELRSPDPACNPYLAFSVMLASGLEGIEKGYELPEPVEKDIYHLSVEEKQELGINSLPGSLIEAIEIVEKSEVVRKALGDHIFNNFIESKKIEWDDYRTRIHPYELERYLPIL; from the coding sequence ATGGACAAGCCCAGGGACAAAAAAGATGTGCTGGATATGGTAGAGCAAAATAATGTCAAATTTATCAGGCTGTGGTTTACGGACATTCTCGGACAACTGAAGAGTTTCGCCATTACCAGCGAGGAACTGGAAGGGGCGTTTGATGAGGGGATGGGTTTTGACGGATCATCCATCAAGGGTTACGCGAGGATCGACGAAAGCGACATGATCGCAAAGCCTGACCCTACTACTTTTCAGATCGTCCCGTGGAGGCCGAAGGAACAGGCGGTGGCAAGGATGTTCTGCGATATCCTCAATCCCGACGGGACCCCGTATGACGGAGATCCGCGTTACGCGTTAAAGAGGAATCTTGAAAGACTGAACGAGAACGGTTACACGCTTTACCTCGGGCCGGAGCTTGAGTTCTTCTATTTTAAAAATGATAAAGGCACGGAGGTGCTGGACAATGGCGGATACTTCGACCTCACCACACTTGACGCTGGAAGCGATCTGAGGAGAGAAACGGTCCTCACGCTTGAGGCAATGGGGATAAAGGTTGAGTACTCTCATCATGAGGTGGCCCCTTCACAGCATGAGATCGACCTTAAATACACGGACGCCCTGACAATGGCTGACAATGTGATGACCTACCGGGTAGTGGTAAAGGAAGTGGCGTCAAAATACGGCTGCTACGCTTCATTCATGCCCAAGCCGATCTTCGGACAGAACGGCAGCGGGATGCACACGCACCAGTCGCTTTTTAACGGCGACAAAAATGCGTTCTTTGACGCCAAGGACAAGTATTACCTCTCTGACATTGCCAAAAAATATATCGCTGGACTGTTAAAACACGCCCCTGAGATCACGGCGGTAGCCAACCAGTGGGTCAATTCATACAAGAGGCTCGTCCCCGGATATGAAGCGCCTGTTTATATCGCGTGGGCCAGGAGAAACCGTTCATCGCTTGTTAGAGTGCCGTTGTATAAACCAGGCAAGGAAAAGGCGACAAGGATAGAGCTTCGCTCGCCGGACCCAGCGTGTAATCCGTATCTTGCATTCTCGGTAATGCTTGCATCAGGACTGGAAGGTATTGAGAAAGGCTATGAACTTCCGGAGCCTGTTGAAAAAGATATTTATCATTTAAGCGTGGAGGAAAAGCAGGAATTAGGGATCAACTCGCTGCCGGGTAGTTTGATCGAGGCGATCGAGATAGTTGAAAAGAGCGAGGTGGTGCGCAAGGCCCTCGGCGATCATAT
- a CDS encoding type II toxin-antitoxin system HicA family toxin: protein MKLPRNIGGDELIKRLAEYGYKQTRQTGSHARLTSSLKGTEHHVTIPKHNPLKVGTLNSIITSVAEYLKKEKQQVIKELFKD, encoded by the coding sequence ATGAAGCTACCACGAAACATCGGGGGAGATGAGTTAATCAAACGGTTGGCTGAATACGGCTATAAACAGACCCGCCAAACAGGCAGTCATGCACGGCTAACATCATCACTCAAAGGCACAGAACATCACGTTACCATTCCGAAGCATAATCCTCTTAAGGTTGGCACTCTGAATTCTATCATCACTTCTGTTGCAGAATATCTTAAAAAAGAAAAACAGCAGGTGATTAAGGAACTTTTCAAGGACTGA
- a CDS encoding response regulator: MASAKILVVEDDFFTAVVFRQLLELWGYEICEQVTSGEEAIARAEKEKPDIVLMDINLDGEIDGIEAATKIRVRFGIPIIFTTAYSDNETKEAARLADPVGYFVKPLNFNELRTMLNSIACN, from the coding sequence ATGGCAAGCGCAAAGATTTTGGTTGTTGAAGACGATTTTTTTACTGCTGTGGTATTTCGGCAATTACTGGAGCTCTGGGGTTATGAGATATGCGAACAGGTGACCTCGGGGGAGGAAGCAATCGCAAGAGCTGAAAAAGAAAAACCGGACATTGTATTAATGGACATAAATCTGGACGGGGAGATAGACGGCATCGAGGCGGCCACAAAGATAAGAGTGCGTTTTGGCATCCCCATTATTTTCACGACTGCTTATTCAGACAATGAAACAAAAGAAGCCGCAAGACTTGCTGATCCTGTCGGTTATTTTGTTAAGCCGTTGAACTTTAATGAATTGCGGACAATGCTTAATTCCATTGCCTGCAATTAA
- a CDS encoding aminotransferase class I/II-fold pyridoxal phosphate-dependent enzyme: MIHLRRQLPYRPTERMNVVSYPIRDIVMEAKREEAKGKKMIYLNIGDPPQYGFQPFKVIADRVKSALDENWKGYAPSEGDEEFRKTVAKIEKCRPEDVFAVAGLTEGIDFFFHSFIGFGEKVLLPNPVYPLYLSKAKQFEGDSVFYRHDADGQIDVVNLAKKIEGAKAMVIINPNNPLGSVYSEKNLAEVVKLCAEYDVPIFYDGSYDQLILEGKLIDFRKIARDKIPFIYGSSLSKDFSYTGARIGWVAFHGEKWSEVKNAFFLLCNQRLSVNWEYQKAAAAAIADPSYPQYIADIKKKLLERRDTFVKMAGKLPLSFPVPKGAFYAFIKIETKKWKKDIEFVRAALKEGVVFVPGSGFGRQEDGVYFRTTFLPEPEIIEEAFARIKRIL; this comes from the coding sequence ATGATACACCTAAGACGGCAGTTGCCTTACAGGCCCACGGAAAGAATGAACGTTGTTAGTTACCCCATAAGAGACATAGTTATGGAGGCCAAGCGCGAAGAGGCAAAGGGCAAGAAGATGATCTACCTCAACATCGGAGATCCGCCTCAGTACGGCTTTCAGCCGTTCAAGGTCATAGCTGACCGTGTGAAAAGCGCGTTAGATGAAAACTGGAAAGGCTACGCGCCTTCCGAAGGTGACGAGGAGTTCAGAAAGACCGTGGCGAAGATCGAGAAGTGCAGGCCTGAGGACGTGTTTGCAGTAGCAGGCCTCACCGAGGGCATAGACTTCTTCTTCCATTCGTTCATAGGGTTCGGGGAGAAGGTGCTCCTGCCCAACCCGGTATACCCGCTCTACTTAAGCAAGGCAAAACAGTTCGAGGGCGACAGCGTCTTCTACAGGCATGACGCGGACGGCCAGATAGACGTAGTAAACCTCGCAAAGAAGATCGAAGGCGCAAAAGCCATGGTGATTATAAATCCTAATAATCCGCTGGGCTCTGTCTATTCCGAAAAGAACCTCGCGGAGGTTGTGAAGCTCTGCGCCGAGTACGACGTCCCCATATTCTATGACGGCTCATATGATCAGCTCATATTAGAGGGCAAACTGATAGACTTCAGAAAGATAGCGAGGGACAAGATACCGTTTATATACGGAAGCTCGCTTTCCAAGGACTTCAGCTATACAGGAGCAAGGATAGGATGGGTAGCCTTCCACGGCGAAAAGTGGTCAGAGGTCAAGAATGCCTTTTTCCTGTTGTGCAACCAGCGCCTCTCCGTGAACTGGGAATACCAGAAGGCTGCTGCCGCGGCAATAGCGGACCCCTCATACCCTCAGTATATCGCTGACATAAAGAAGAAGCTCCTTGAAAGGAGAGACACGTTCGTGAAGATGGCCGGGAAACTGCCGCTCTCATTCCCTGTTCCCAAAGGCGCGTTCTACGCGTTCATAAAAATAGAAACGAAGAAATGGAAGAAGGACATAGAATTCGTGCGCGCCGCGCTTAAAGAAGGAGTCGTCTTCGTCCCCGGTTCAGGCTTCGGCAGGCAGGAGGATGGAGTGTACTTCAGGACCACGTTCCTGCCCGAGCCGGAGATCATAGAAGAGGCCTTCGCCAGGATCAAACGGATACTGTGA
- a CDS encoding type 1 glutamine amidotransferase yields the protein MSVLICKNIDTEGPGTIEDFLIDKKIPYTTVDLSKGEGIPGKEDFNTLIMMGGPMSVNDDIPYIREEEQLVRDFISNGKKVFGICLGAQIMAKALGARVYAGTQKEIGWYGIELTGDGLMDPLMRSLAVHPFVKDFWRKFRVFHWHGETFDIPEGAVRLASSALYPNQAFRYGNNAYAFQFHIEVRKEMIYDWLSSGPIDFDNLKEETERLYAEYSGRAMNFYKGFFT from the coding sequence ATGTCAGTTTTAATTTGCAAAAATATCGATACAGAAGGGCCGGGGACCATTGAGGATTTTTTGATTGACAAAAAAATCCCGTACACGACAGTTGATCTGTCAAAAGGGGAGGGCATACCCGGTAAAGAAGATTTCAACACGCTTATAATGATGGGCGGGCCGATGAGCGTGAACGATGATATCCCTTACATACGGGAAGAAGAACAGCTTGTCAGGGATTTTATTTCTAATGGCAAGAAAGTTTTCGGTATATGCCTCGGCGCTCAGATAATGGCAAAGGCGCTGGGGGCGCGGGTCTATGCCGGGACGCAAAAAGAGATTGGCTGGTACGGCATCGAGTTGACGGGAGACGGTTTGATGGACCCTCTTATGAGGAGCCTCGCAGTGCACCCTTTCGTGAAAGACTTCTGGCGGAAGTTCAGGGTCTTTCACTGGCACGGCGAGACATTTGACATCCCTGAAGGGGCGGTAAGGCTGGCGTCTTCAGCGCTTTATCCGAACCAGGCGTTCAGATACGGGAACAACGCGTATGCGTTTCAGTTCCATATTGAAGTCAGAAAAGAAATGATATATGATTGGCTCAGCAGCGGACCAATAGATTTCGACAATCTGAAAGAAGAGACAGAAAGGCTCTACGCCGAATACAGCGGCAGGGCCATGAACTTTTATAAAGGCTTTTTCACTTAA